A single region of the Triticum dicoccoides isolate Atlit2015 ecotype Zavitan chromosome 2B, WEW_v2.0, whole genome shotgun sequence genome encodes:
- the LOC119364833 gene encoding UDP-rhamnose/UDP-galactose transporter 6-like: MAPGSKAEKKAALDAGAWMFNVVTSVGIIMVNKALMATHGFSFATTLTGMHFATTTLMTLVMKWLGYIQPSHLPLSELVKFVFFANLSIVGMNVSLMWNSVGFYQIAKLSIIPLLCIMEVLFENFRYSRDTKLSIVVVLVGVGVCTVSDVSVNAQGLVAAVIAVCGTALQQHYVNYLQRKYSLNSLKLLGHTAPAQAASLLILGPFVDFWLTRNRIDTFHYTSTVTFFIVLSCVISVGTNLSQFICIGRFTAVTFQVIGHMKTILVLTLGFLLFGKEGLNFHVAFGMILAIVGMIWYSSASSKPGGKERQGQGVASEKAQKSPQSELDDKV, encoded by the exons ATGGCACCAGGAAGCAAGGCAGAGAAAAAAGCAGCATTGGATGCTGGGGCATGGATGTTCAATGTTGTAACTTCGGTTGGCATAATCATGGTCAACAAGGCCTTAATGGCTACACATGGTTTTAGCTTTG CCACAACATTGACTGGGATGCATTTTGCAACTACCACTTTGATGACATTGGTAATGAAATGGTTAGGATACATTCAGCCATCTCATTTACCTCTATCGGAGCTAGTAAAGTTTGTATTTTTTGCAAACCTATCAATTGTTGGAATGAATGTTAGCTTGATGTGGAACTCTGTTGGCTTTTATCAG ATTGCGAAGCTATCTATTATTCCACTTCTATGCATTATGGAGGTCCTGTTCGAAAATTTCCGTTACTCGAGGGATACAAAGCTTAGTATAGTGGTTGTCCTTGTAGGTGTGGGAGTGTGTACAGTTTCTGATGTTAGTGTAAATGCGCAAGGATTGGTAGCTGCCGTAATAGCAGTTTGTGGCACTGCTTTACAACAGCAT TATGTCAATTACCTTCAACGGAAGTACTCGCTCAACTCACTCAAACTCTTGGGTCACACTGCACCAGCTCAAGCAGCTTCACTGTTGATATTAGGCCCATTCGTGGACTTCTGGCTGACCAGGAATAGAATCGACACTTTTCACTACACCAGCACAGTGACG TTCTTCATTGTGCTGTCATGCGTTATTTCAGTCGGGACCAATCTCAGCCAATTCATATGCATTGGGAGATTCACCGCCGTCACGTTTCAAGTGATCGGACACATGAAGACAATTCTCGTGCTAACCCTGGGATTTCTGTTGTTCGGGAAAGAAGGCCTGAATTTCCACGTGGCGTTTGGTATGATCCTCGCCATTGTTGGGATGATATGGTACAGCAGCGCGTCTTCGAAACCCGGAGGCAAGGAGCGGCAGGGGCAGGGTGTGGCGAGTGAGAAGGCCCAGAAGTCGCCACAGTCGGAGCTGGACGATAAAGTATGA